Proteins from a genomic interval of Colias croceus chromosome 2, ilColCroc2.1:
- the LOC123704187 gene encoding peptidyl-prolyl cis-trans isomerase NIMA-interacting 4: MPPKKQPDKGGKGGGAAKSGGKSGGDAKESAGKEKKGGTTVKVRHILCEKQSKCLEALEKLKAGQKFPDVAAAYSEDKARQGGDLGWMTRGSMVGPFQDAAFALPISSVTNPVYTDPPIKTKFGYHIIMVEGKK, translated from the exons atgccACCTAAAAAACAACCCGACAAAGGTGGTAAAGGCGGCGGTGCAGCAAAAAGCGGCGGTAAATCAGGCGGAGACGCAAAag AATCAGCCGGCAAGGAAAAAAAAGGCGGTACAACTGTCAAAGTACGTCACATTTTATGTGAGAAACAATCAAAATGTTTGGAAGCTTTGGAAAAATTGAAAGCCGGTCAGAAGTTCCCTGATGTAGCCGCCGCTTACAGCGAGGACAAAGCGCGACAGGGCGGCGACCTCGGCTGGATGACGCGTGGCTCCATGGTTGGACCTTTTCAAGATGCGGCATTTGCTTTACCAATATCTTCTGTGACAAACCCTGTTTACACAGATCCCCCAATTAAAACGAAATTTGGCTATCACATTATTATGGTAGAAGGCAAAAAATGA